The following is a genomic window from Deltaproteobacteria bacterium.
ATGTTCGAGAGAACGCCATGGGATCAGGCCTTTGTGCCGAACAGCCCTTGAGGCCTGATCGAGAGGATAAGGGCCACGGGCAGGAACAGGATGAACAACGAAAACTCGGGCATATACGCCGTGGCGAAACTGTAGATCAGACCGGTGATCAGCGCGCCCACGACGGTGCCCCCCAGGCTGCCCATACCGCCGATAATGATCACGATGAGCGTCAGGGTCAGAATGCGCCAGTCCTCTCCCACCACCAGCATCATAGACGTTCCGCCCACAACGCCGGCCGCGCCGGCCAAAAAGCCGGAAAGGCAAAAAACGATGGTGAACAACCGACGGACGTTGATCCCCAGGGCGGACACCATCTCGAAATTATCCACGCCGGCCCGGATGGTGATCCCGAGGTTTGTCTTCTTCAGAAAAAACCACAGGGCCACAATGATGAAAATGGCCACTCCCAGCATAAAAATCCGGAATACGGGATAGACCATATCGATCACCGGCAGGATCCAGACGCCGCTCAGCACGGCGGGGATTTCAATGGTCCTGGGGTACCCGCCCCAGATGACCAGAACCAGGTCGCCGATGATGATGGCCACGGACAGGGAGACCAGGGTCTCCATCAGGTCGTCGCCCCGGGCCCGCCGCAGCAGATACTTCTCTTCCAATAGAGCCAGGACGGCCATGACGCCGCCCCCGGCGAACAGGGCCAGAAGCCAGTTCCCCGTCACCTTGATCACGGACATACCGATGAAACCGCCGGCCATGTAAAGGGCCCCGTGGGTCAGGTTGACCACGCGCATGAGGCTGAAGGAGAGCGTCAACCCGCTGGCCGTGATGAACAGCAGTCCCGCCAGCGTCAGACCGTTGAGCAAAGACATGATGACCAGGATGGACATCGAACCCCTTTACGGCAATCCTGCATGAGCGGCGTAAGAGTGTCGAATTTCCTGATTGGATGGATACCCGCCTCCCCCGGGACGGACCCACGGGAAGGACTCGGGGCTATGGGACTTAAAACCGGATGGCCTTGAATGGCTCCGTTATCGCCTCCATGGACACACTGTAAGAAAGTATCCATTCACGGCATATCAAGAGAGACCTATTGGAATCCGCCTATAGTTGCGTCGTATAACGGTATCTACAATAATTCCTCGATGTTCCGGCGAAAGAACGTAGGTTGGGTTAGCGAGCAACGCGAGCGTAACCCAACATAACTATCGGGGCGCGGATCGCTTAGCCCACGGTTGGGTTGAGCGCAGCGAAACCCAACCGTGGGCGGGATGGCGCGGCAACAAGAGGCCCCACCCGGCGTATAGCATCACGCAGCCCTGGGATTCAGGACCTACGGTCACCTCCCGCGCTTCGGCCATGCCGCAGGCTTCATGGACGGTAATGAGATACCACGGTGTAGAGGTGCAAGTCAACGGCAACAGGAACCAAACCATACACCTCCGCCCCTTGGAAACACCCGCCGAAGCATCGAGGAAGAACCTGTATTCAATGAATTTG
Proteins encoded in this region:
- a CDS encoding branched-chain amino acid ABC transporter permease, whose product is MSILVIMSLLNGLTLAGLLFITASGLTLSFSLMRVVNLTHGALYMAGGFIGMSVIKVTGNWLLALFAGGGVMAVLALLEEKYLLRRARGDDLMETLVSLSVAIIIGDLVLVIWGGYPRTIEIPAVLSGVWILPVIDMVYPVFRIFMLGVAIFIIVALWFFLKKTNLGITIRAGVDNFEMVSALGINVRRLFTIVFCLSGFLAGAAGVVGGTSMMLVVGEDWRILTLTLIVIIIGGMGSLGGTVVGALITGLIYSFATAYMPEFSLFILFLPVALILSIRPQGLFGTKA